A section of the Triticum dicoccoides isolate Atlit2015 ecotype Zavitan chromosome 7A, WEW_v2.0, whole genome shotgun sequence genome encodes:
- the LOC119327506 gene encoding uncharacterized protein LOC119327506, with translation MGARVMAWWRARVVAPMRRACRLAVAAARARVRKGECGVLNLHQDVQTCGYHDVQVMWDMLSSDKEAAAAASAPAKQQQRRKRPFWKLPPSFWPAGSPRAAAAQ, from the exons atggGGGCGCGCGTCATGGCGTGGTGGCGGGCAAGGGTGGTCGCGCCCATGCGCCGCGCCTGcaggctcgccgtcgccgccgcccgcgcccgcgtcCGCAAGGGTG AGTGCGGGGTCCTGAACCTTCACCAGGACGTGCAGACGTGCGGCTACCACGACGTGCAGGTGATGTGGGACATGctcagctccgacaaggaggccgctgccgccgcctcggCACCCgcgaagcagcagcagcggcggaagAGGCCGTTCTGGAAGCTGCCTCCGTCGTTCTGGCCCGCCGGGTCGCCGCGCGCCGCCGCAGCGCAATGA